One genomic segment of Arachis duranensis cultivar V14167 chromosome 4, aradu.V14167.gnm2.J7QH, whole genome shotgun sequence includes these proteins:
- the LOC107483171 gene encoding uncharacterized protein LOC107483171, translating into MSDYRYFQSKAILAPTLKSVEKVNDFVLTIFPGMEKEYLSSYTTCQANENKDVQQEWFISEFQNKIKSLGLPNHKLTLKPGAAIMLLQNIDQTSGLYNGTRLIVNELDNNVIGVTSQGQSLCHVGFCLPKSVFTHGQLYVALSRVKSCSGFKVLILDEDSNPKSSTTNVIYN; encoded by the exons ATGTCAGATTACAGGTATTTTCAGAGTAAGGCAATTCTTGCACCGACGCTTAAGAGTGTCGAGAAGGTAAACGATTTCGTCTTGACAATCTTCCCAGGGATGGAAAAGGAATATCTAAGTTCTTacacaacatgtcaagctaatgagaATAAAGATGTACAACAAGAGTGGTTCATATCAGAgttccaaaataaaatcaaaagttTAGGACTGCCTAATCACAAGTTGACTTTAAAACCAGGAGCCGCTATAATGCTACTACAAAACATAGACCAGACTTCAGGTTTATACAACGGGACAAGGTTAATAGTTAACGAACTTGACAACAACGTAATTGGAGTGACG AGTCAGGGTCAATCATTATGCCATGTAGGTTTTTGCTTGCCAAAATCAGTGTTCACCCATGGACAACTTTATGTTGCTTTGTCGAGAGTTAAGAGTTGTAGTGGCTTCAAGGTTCTAATTTTGGATGAAGACAGCAATCCaaagtcatcaacaacaaatgtcat ATACaactaa
- the LOC107483170 gene encoding uncharacterized protein LOC107483170, whose translation MTHEQRLVFNEILNAVITDSGGFYFVYGHCGCSKTFIWNGLSSTIRSRRKIILNIASSRIASLLLPGDRTDNSRFSIPITITNESTCNIKHGNLKAELLIQSSLIIWDEAPMLNKMCFETLDRTIRDLMSVTDQHKTHQPFGGKVLKLHTNMRLLMSSSDQHDVEINRFANWILDVGNENIGSAVGDKSEVNIPDDLLITTVDDPLSHLIDFAYPYLL comes from the exons ATGACTCATGAGCAAAGATTAGTATTCAATGAGATACTCAATGCTGTTATTACAGACTCTGGTGGTTTTTACTTCGTTTATGGGCATTGTGGGTGTAGTAAGACATTTATTTGGAATGGACTTTCTTCTACTATTCGGTCTAGAAGaaagattattttaaatatcGCATCCAGTAGAATTGCGTCTTTACTCCTTCCTGGTGACAGAACGGATAATTCTAGGTTTTCAATACCCATTACAATTACTAATGAATCTACCTGCAACATCAAACATGGCAATTTGAAGGCTGAGCTGCTCATCCAAAGTAGCTTAATAATTTGGGATGAAGCTCCAATGCTCAATAAAATGTGCTTTGAAACACTTGATCGGACGATCAGGGATCTTATGTCAGTTACCGATCAACATAAGACACATCAACCATTTGGTGGTAAG GTTCTGAAGCTACATACAAACATGAGACTTCTAATGTCTTCTTCAGATCAACATGATGTTGAAATAAACAGATTTGCTAATTGGATACTGGATGTTGGAAATGAAAATATTGGTTCTGCTGTTGGTGATAAGTCAGAAGTTAATATTCCAGATGATCTGCTAATTACAACTGTTGATGACCCTCTCTCTCATTTGATAGATTTTGCATATCCATATTTATTGTAA